A DNA window from Melanotaenia boesemani isolate fMelBoe1 chromosome 6, fMelBoe1.pri, whole genome shotgun sequence contains the following coding sequences:
- the ccka gene encoding cholecystokinin a, which produces MNVGIYVCVILAALSSGSLSLPSHSMRAESTALVTDSLPAPSPNHTRQARSAPAPPSGQFAHYIHPQEDSDAPNSLNQLLARLVSRKGSPFQSRSSLSSRAVAPSHRIKDRDYLGWMDFGRRSAEEYEYSP; this is translated from the exons ATGAATGTAGGtatctatgtgtgtgttatcCTGGCTGCTTTGTCCAGTGGCTCGCTAAGTCTGCCTTCACACTCCATG AGAGCTGAGAGTACAGCTCTTGTTACAGACAGTCTACCTGCCCCCTCACCTAACCACACACGCCAGGCCCGCTCAGCTCCAGCGCCCCCCTCAGGGCAGTTTGCTCATTACATCCATCCTCAGGAGGACTCAGATGCTCCAAACAGTCTGAACCAACTACTGGCCAGACTTGTCTCCAGGAAAG GGTCTCCCTTTCAGAGCAGATCCTCCCTCAGCAGCAGAGCCGTGGCCCCCAGCCACAGGATAAAGGACAGAGATTACCTCGGCTGGATGGACTTTGGACGACGTAGTGCAGAAGAGTATGAATACTCCCCATAG